In Gimesia panareensis, the genomic window AATTCCATAGAAGGAGCCAGCTATATCTCATCCAATCATGCAAGTATATTTGGGATTATCAGCGATGTATGGATTTATAAGACGAAAACCTCACAAAGACCAGATCCCCAGAACTCGAAAAGCGACCCTGCGATCCTCCACATCTTGCGCACGATGCAACAACAGGGGATTTCGAATGTCCCTGTATTTATCTACTCTCGCTATTTCAATAATGCCGGTGATGGCAGGACGAGCAGCGTGATCAAAGATGCTGAGACGAAATATGACTTTATTGTCAAATCCGTGAGATTAGAATTCGCAACAGAATTGATGATTAAAGACGCAATCAAATCATTCAACGAATTTCACACACAGTAAATATTCCATTTCAGAGAATCGTCATTCAGTTTTTAATGACATAAGAATCGGCACGTGGATCTCTATTTCTCTTCGCCCTGGTTAAAACCGGAGAAACCACAGGTTGAGTAACTTGAAATCCAGCATAACCGCCTTGCAAGCGGCGATCCCATCAGAAAATACAAAGGGGTCAGCAATTGTATTTGAATCCTGCCCCCTTTTACACGCCCTGAGTTATCCTGGACTTCGACGATTCCAGTCATTCAGTGATGAATATTATTTCGAATTTCATCGAAGTATCGTGTTTACAACCATATTCCCGCCCGTACACTTATGTGTACCTGAAGTCTAAGTTTTCTGTAGAAAAACAAGTTCGGCCACAACGGCAAACTCAATGGGAGATGTACTATGCAGGCGAGCCTTTTAAATCGACGCGAATTGCTCTCAATGAGTATCGGCGCCTGCGCGTGTTTTGCATCGCGATCGGTGTACGCTGAAAATGTCCAACCTACTGGCCAAATTGCATTTGTCCGTGGCGATTTCGGGAACGCAGGAAACAGGAAAATTTACCTGATGAATTCGGACGGATCGGGACTTCGCCCCTTAACCGACACGGAAGACAATCCTGGTGAAGATGGACCATCCTGGTCCCCCCAAAGCACCTCGATTGCGTTTGCTGCAAAAGAACGCATCTGCGTTTGCAACCCTGACGGCAGCAATCTGAAGATGCTGACTCCTGAGAATATGCAGGCGGAAGCCCCCACGTGGTCGCCGGATGGAACACGTATTGGATTCCATGCGTGGAATCACGACCGCTCCTCCTCGCAGATATACACCATGAAATCCGATGGAACGGACGTTCGACAATTGACCAAATTGGAATGTTACAACTGGCTCCCCAGCTGGTGTCCCGATAACAAGCGAATCGTATTTGAATCCACAATGACAGGAAACCGCGACATTTTCTCGATCGCATTTGACGGATCAAACCCGATCAACCTGACGAATGCGAAGGGAACAGACCATGCCCCGGATTGTTCACCCGACGGGAAACGCATCGCAATGGCAAGTGGTCGCGATTTCGGAAATCTGGAAGTCTGCGTCATGAATCTCGATGGATCAACATTC contains:
- a CDS encoding TolB family protein, translated to MQASLLNRRELLSMSIGACACFASRSVYAENVQPTGQIAFVRGDFGNAGNRKIYLMNSDGSGLRPLTDTEDNPGEDGPSWSPQSTSIAFAAKERICVCNPDGSNLKMLTPENMQAEAPTWSPDGTRIGFHAWNHDRSSSQIYTMKSDGTDVRQLTKLECYNWLPSWCPDNKRIVFESTMTGNRDIFSIAFDGSNPINLTNAKGTDHAPDCSPDGKRIAMASGRDFGNLEVCVMNLDGSTFVNLTKNDARDSEPAWSPDGKWIAFARSDAKSPPMDICVMRADGTNVTKITANDGSEDNWGPSWGAP